One Littorina saxatilis isolate snail1 linkage group LG1, US_GU_Lsax_2.0, whole genome shotgun sequence genomic window carries:
- the LOC138976511 gene encoding uncharacterized protein isoform X2 translates to MRTIALARKCLLAVIILTSAFILFVLMSTSEHSTSPHRRLKQFARHLTSRNGRTTTLSDPEATATDDIEREVPSKRNNKHQIPTIQGFKDGSFRTENSGHKLPNIDTFETSYPTTGDMGGRTQGNNLDHSVTTLDWNEGSRSTNPPETFQPIFKADANIHNEKPIFKADANKDRPLADDENVRQRFKSRQARLQEACSQHANSPLFQRRSVNLLGMPKLRAFYCPIQKCGSTTWKGVLTWLREEMRMKRTVIAQPDPSKLRDATLFVFVREPYSRLLSAYVDKLFAPNPLYWRRIGTYVAENFRPSPSEPSVRCGHDVTFAEFVLYFLHSQSSRSHREPHFIPAHDHCNFCVYNYTYVGHLETISEDLPFILKALHSPIQYARNFQNDTIRNNLRTLFEKRAHGVRSCMTLDEACRRVWKRWQVRGVISKTLSFPFTSETMNNISLSTFEAAAQDAHERSGSKTEMAKQKREALAEAFSTVSMEMKLKLKKWLYLDCDLFGFDSSPREVFQPDTWTKGTKFSYFSLVD, encoded by the exons ATGCGGACGATCGCTTTGGCAAGGAAATGCCTACTGGCCGTCATCATCCTGACCTCTGCCTTCATTCTCTTCGTACTAATGTCCACCTCTG AACACAGCACGAGCCCACACCGGCGGCTGAAGCAGTTTGCAAGACATCTg ACGAGCAGGAATGGCAGGACGACCACACTAAGTGACCCAGAAGCAACTGCAACAGATGACATCGAACGCGAAGTTCCAAGCAAGAGAAACAACAAACACCAGATCCCCACCATTCAAGGCTTCAAAGACGGCAGCTTCAGAACAGAAAACAGTGGACACAAACTTCCAAACATCGACACGTTTGAAACCAGTTACCCTACAACAGGAGACATGGGAGGCAGGACTCAAGGGAATAATCTAGACCATTCCGTGACAACCCTCGATTGGAACGAGGGCTCCAGAAGTACAAATCCACCAGAAACCTTCCAGCCAATCTTCAAAGCAGACGCCAACATCCACAATGAAAAGCCCATCTTCAAAGCAGACGCCAACAAAGACAGACCGTTGGCAGACGACGAAAATGTGCGTCAAAGGTTCAAATCCCGTCAAGCCCGTCTGCAAGAGGCGTGCAGCCAACACGCTAACTCACCGCTCTTTCAGAGACGAAGCGTGAACCTACTGGGAATGCCCAAGCTGCGCGCGTTCTACTGCCCCATACAGAAGTGTGGCTCCACTACCTGGAAAGGCGTGCTGACATGGCTACGGGAAGAAATGAGAATGAAGAGAACAGTGATTGCACAACCGGACCCGTCCAAGCTGAGAGACGCTACCTTGTTCGTCTTCGTTCGTGAACCTTACTCTCGCCTGCTTTCCGCTTACGTGGATAAACTTTTCGCGCCTAATCCATTGTACTGGAGGCGGATAGGCACCTACGTGGCGGAGAACTTCAGACCCTCTCCGTCTGAGCCGAGTGTGAGGTGTGGGCATGACGTCACCTTTGCGGAGTTCGTCCTGTACTTCCTCCATTCCCAGTCGTCACGCTCGCACCGCGAACCTCACTTCATCCCCGCTCACGACCACTGCAACTTCTGTGTCTACAACTATACTTACGTGGGGCATCTGGAGACCATCTCAGAGGACCTTCCCTTCATCCTCAAAGCTCTGCACTCCCCTATACAGTACGCGAGGAACTTCCAGAATGACACGATCCGAAACAATCTCAGGACTCTCTTCGAGAAGAGAGCACACGGCGTTCGTTCGTGCATGACTTTAGATGAAGCATGCCGTCGAGTCTGGAAACGGTGGCAAGTCAGAGGCGTTATTAGTAAGACCCTGTCCTTTCCTTTCACAAGCGAGACGATGAACAATATCTCCCTGTCAACGTTCGAAGCAGCAGCGCAAGATGCGCATGAACGTTCAGGCAGTAAAACTGAAATGGCCAAGCAGAAAAGAGAGGCTTTAGCAGAAGCCTTTTCCACAGTTTCCATGGAGATGAAACTGAAGTTAAAGAAATGGTTGTATTTGGACTGTGACTTGTTTGGGTTTGATTCCAGCCCCAGAGAAGTTTTTCAGCCCGACACTTGGACAAAGGGAACAAAGTTCAGTTACTTTTCTTTGGTAGACTAA
- the LOC138958330 gene encoding uncharacterized protein, translating into MFRRTRHPIRRLGRFPPLMNVSVGYCPIQKTGSTTWSSIFKNIRGTMKRRGLREMKAGKAKNDVVFVFVREPYSRLLSAYVDKLFSPNTLFWGMTGKHIIRMFRKNASETSLRCGHDVTFPEFIRYVIHAQTTGEHRDGHFIPTHDHCSMCKIPYTHVGHLETLGEDMPYLLRVSQTAYNYTQNYNNNTLSDNAGWVLKAMRKGVSKCMSMKEACLRLWKKWHIRGIISKREPVPITADEAENITKEEFVKLGEAALERSGPKEQQKLQKTAALREAFASVPLEDRLEIQKLLFLDFALFGFDPHPESVFPSGPVQTHDGYSYFDLGKD; encoded by the coding sequence ATGTTCAGGCGCACCAGACACCCAATTCGTCGCCTAGGTCGCTTTCCGCCCTTGATGAACGTCAGTGTCGGGTACTGCCCCATCCAGAAGACTGGCTCCACCACCTGGAGCAGTATCTTCAAAAACATTCGCGGTACCATGAAAAGGAGGGGACTGAGAGAAATGAAGGCTGGGAAGGCCAAGAATGACGTGGTGTTCGTGTTCGTGCGTGAGCCGTACTCACGTCTGCTCTCGGCCTATGTGGACAAACTCTTCTCGCCCAACACACTGTTCTGGGGCATGACGGGCAAGCACATCATCAGGATGTTCCGCAAGAACGCCTCAGAGACCAGCCTGCGCTGCGGTCATGACGTCACCTTTCCCGAGTTCATCCGTTACGTCATTCACGCGCAGACGACCGGGGAGCACCGCGACGGCCACTTCATCCCCACCCACGACCACTGCAGCATGTGCAAGATTCCATACACCCACGTGGGTCACCTAGAGACCTTGGGGGAGGACATGCCTTACCTGCTGCGCGTCTCCCAGACCGCATACAACTACACTCagaactacaacaacaacacgctGTCCGACAACGCCGGCTGGGTGCTGAAAGCCATGAGGAAGGGAGTCAGCAAATGCATGAGCATGAAGGAGGCCTGCCTCCGGCTGTGGAAGAAGTGGCACATCCGCGGCATCATCAGCAAGCGAGAGCCCGTGCCGATCACCGCCGATGAGGCTGAAAACATCACCAAGGAAGAGTTCGTGAAACTGGGAGAAGCCGCCCTGGAAAGATCAGGGCCTAAAGAGCAACAAAAGCTGCAGAAGACTGCAGCCCTGAGAGAAGCCTTTGCTTCCGTGCCGCTCGAAGACAGGCTGGAAATACAGAAGCTTCTCTTTTTAGACTTTGCTCTTTTCGGGTTTGATCCGCATCCTGAGAGTGTATTTCCCTCCGGTCCTGTTCAAACACATGATGGGTATAGCTATTTCGACCTAGGCAAAGATTAG
- the LOC138976511 gene encoding carbohydrate sulfotransferase 8-like isoform X3: protein MRTIALARKCLLAVIILTSAFILFVLMSTSEHSTSPHRRLKQFARHLVGGLSSYGPQDFYTPAHSPQKQGREEDHPSRQDGPGQDDQHAREHRLEHDEVAQRFERRVQTLREACKLYGNSSLFRHTRHPINRLGPFPPLMNVSVGYCPIQKTGSTTWSGIFKNIRGTMKGRGLKEMIEGKAENDVLFVFVREPYSRLLSAYVDKLFSPNTLFWGMTGKHIIKMFRKNASETSLRCGHDVTFPEFIRYVIHAQTTGEHRDGHFIPTHDHCSMCKVPYTHVGHLETLGEDMPYLLRVSQTAYNYTQNFNNSTLSNNAGWVLKAMRKGVSKCMSMKEACLRLWKKWHIRGIISKREPVPVTAEEAENITKEEFVKLGEAALERSGPKEQRKLQKTAALREAFASVPLEDRLEIQKLLFLDFALFGFDPHPESVFPSGPVQTHDGYSYFDLGKD, encoded by the exons ATGCGGACGATCGCTTTGGCAAGGAAATGCCTACTGGCCGTCATCATCCTGACCTCTGCCTTCATTCTCTTCGTACTAATGTCCACCTCTG AACACAGCACGAGCCCACACCGGCGGCTGAAGCAGTTTGCAAGACATCTg GTCGGCGGGCTGTCTTCATATGGCCCGCAGGACTTTTACACGCCTGCACACAGTCCGCAGAAACAAGGCCGAGAGGAAGACCACCCTTCAAGGCAAGATGGGCCAGGACAAGACGACCAACATGCACGGGAACATCGTCTGGAACACGACGAGGTCGCGCAGAGGTTTGAGCGGCGTGTACAAACCTTGCGAGAGGCATGCAAACTCTACGGCAACTCTTCATTGTTCAGACACACCAGACACCCAATTAATCGCCTAGGTCCCTTTCCGCCCTTGATGAACGTCAGTGTCGGGTACTGCCCCATCCAGAAGACTGGCTCCACCACCTGGAGCGGTATCTTCAAAAATATTCGCGGTACCATGAAAGGGAGGGGACTAAAAGAGATGATAGAGGGGAAGGCCGAGAATGACGTGTTGTTCGTGTTCGTGCGTGAGCCGTACTCACGTCTGCTCTCGGCCTATGTGGACAAACTCTTCTCGCCCAACACGCTGTTCTGGGGCATGACGGGCAAGCACATCATCAAGATGTTCCGGAAGAACGCCTCAGAGACCAGCCTGCGCTGCGGTCATGACGTCACCTTTCCCGAGTTCATCCGTTACGTCATCCACGCGCAGACGACCGGGGAGCACCGCGACGGCCACTTCATCCCCACCCACGATCACTGCAGCATGTGCAAGGTTCCATACACCCACGTGGGTCACCTGGAGACCTTGGGGGAGGACATGCCTTACCTGCTGCGCGTCTCCCAGACCGCATACAACTACACTCAGAACTTCAACAACAGCACGCTGTCCAACAACGCCGGCTGGGTGCTGAAAGCCATGAGGAAGGGAGTCAGCAAATGCATGAGCATGAAGGAGGCCTGCCTCCGGCTGTGGAAGAAGTGGCACATCCGCGGCATCATCAGCAAGCGAGAGCCCGTGCCGGTCACCGCTGAGGAGGCTGAAAACATCACCAAGGAAGAGTTCGTGAAACTGGGAGAGGCCGCCCTGGAAAGATCAGGACCTAAAGAGCAACGAAAGCTGCAGAAGACTGCAGCCCTGAGAGAAGCCTTTGCTTCCGTGCCGCTCGAAGACAGGCTGGAAATACAGAAGCTTCTCTTTTTAGACTTTGCTCTTTTCGGGTTTGATCCGCATCCTGAGAGTGTATTTCCCTCCGGTCCTGTTCAAACACATGATGGGTATAGCTATTTCGACCTTGGCAAAGATTAG
- the LOC138976511 gene encoding uncharacterized protein isoform X1, producing the protein MRTIALARKCLLAVIILTSAFILFVLMSTSEHSTSPHRRLKQFARHLAESVVSIGSPTRCQPAVGRSEDEIKLCFRALVEDMALSKQQQNGLGSTWTTGRGRLGAKITKQQARRHQENRGYPRQIESRKLLTGNPWVEKEILVHGRNFSLDLSRDIEKDTFGLSNTRTGTKTQKYIISDHKIPGEHSGNQEFQYLSLLKNLSNAIHNKNSAEDFQNDTTASRRPMTTEEMEKRFSLRREILQQACRRFGNASLFRKVKTRVATVPTFWPSSNVRVRYCPIQKTGSTTWANLLKAIRQQRTQRHKVFSADGFHSNENKTALNAAAMKYSRTKAANNSSSSLQEVSFVFVRKPYSRLLSAYVDKLFAPNTLFWTKTGKYVIKNFRDNPSAQSLRCGHDVTFPEFIRYVIHAQETGAHRDGHFVPTHDHCDLCEKKYEYIGHLETLGEDMPFLLKLIHDADMSNLTKEFEHSTLENNAAWIFNRMKKGIKNCMSMDEAGRRLWKKWHIRGLISKSDPFPFSPEQAETVSQDEIFQAAVTVMNRSGRQSDRKKQKKEALMEAYSLVPFHDIEKLRELLFLDFYMFGFDPEPEEVFSKNPIPDQEKDSSYFKF; encoded by the exons ATGCGGACGATCGCTTTGGCAAGGAAATGCCTACTGGCCGTCATCATCCTGACCTCTGCCTTCATTCTCTTCGTACTAATGTCCACCTCTG AACACAGCACGAGCCCACACCGGCGGCTGAAGCAGTTTGCAAGACATCTg GCGGAGTCAGTAGTTTCCATTGGTTCTCCGACCAGATGTCAGCCTGCTGTTGGACGATCTGAGGACGAGATCAAACTATGCTTCCGCGCTCTGGTGGAGGACATGGCACTGTCGAAACAACAACAGAATGGTCTTGGCAGTACCTGGACGACCGGGAGAGGAAGACTGGGAGCCAAGATCACCAAGCAACAAGCTCGCAGACATCAAGAAAATCGGGGTTATCCACGCCAGATAGAAAGCAGGAAACTTCTAACAGGCAACCCTTGGGTTGAAAAGGAAATACTTGTTCACGGTCGAAATTTCTCTTTGGATTTGTCAAGGGATATAGAAAAAGACACATTTGGACTAAGTAATACTAGAACAGGTACTAAAACTCAAAAATATATCATTTCTGACCACAAAATCCCAGGCGAACATTCAGGTAATCAGGAGTTCCAATACCTCTCTCTTCTTAAGAATTTAAGCAATGCCATTCACAATAAAAATTCTGCAGAAGACTTTCAGAATGACACAACAGCGAGCAGACGTCCTATGACAACAGAAGAAATGGAAAAACGTTTCTCACTCCGTCGAGAAATTCTACAACAAGCTTGTCGGCGCTTTGGAAATGCTTCACTGTTTCGGAAAGTGAAGACCCGTGTTGCTACAGTGCCCACGTTCTGGCCGTCAAGCAACGTACGCGTGAGGTATTGCCCCATTCAGAAAACTGGCTCTACAACTTGGGCAAATCTGCTAAAGGCCATTCGCCAGCAGAGAACGCAGAGGCACAAAGTATTTTCTGCTGACGGTTTTCATTCCAACGAGAACAAAACGGCCTTGAATGCTGCAGCCATGAAGTACTCAAGAACAAAAGCAGCAAACAACAGTTCGTCGTCTCTGCAAGAGGTTAGTTTTGTCTTCGTTCGAAAGCCTTACTCGAGACTTCTTTCCGCTTACGTTGACAAACTGTTCGCTCCCAATACTCTTTTCTGGACTAAGACAGGGAAATACGTCATCAAGAACTTCCGTGACAACCCCTCCGCTCAAAGCCTTAGATGTGGCCATGACGTCACTTTCCCAGAGTTCATCCGTTACGTCATCCACGCGCAGGAAACGGGAGCTCACCGAGACGGCCACTTCGTTCCAACTCACGATCATTGCGACTTGTGCGAGAAGAAATACGAGTACATCGGACATCTTGAAACGTTGGGGGAGGACATGCCATTCTTGTTAAAACTCATTCACGATGCAGACATGTCTAACCTCACCAAAGAGTTTGAGCATTCTACCCTAGAGAACAACGCTGCCTGGATCTTCAACCGAATGAAAAAAGGCATCAAGAATTGCATGAGCATGGACGAAGCAGGCCGAAGACTGTGGAAGAAGTGGCACATCCGCGGTCTAATCTCAAAGTCTGACCCTTTCCCTTTTAGCCCTGAGCAGGCCGAAACTGTCTCTCAAGACGAGATCTTTCAAGCCGCTGTAACAGTGATGAACAGATCAGGCAGGCAGTCGGATaggaagaagcagaagaaagaGGCTCTGATGGAAGCGTACTCCCTTGTTCCCTTTCATGATATTGAGAAGCTTCGTGAACTGCTGTTCCTGGATTTCTACATGTTCGGCTTTGATCCTGAACCGGAAGAAGTGTTCAGCAAAAATCCCATTCCTGACCAGGAGAAGGATTCCAGTTATTTCAAGTTTTAA